Genomic segment of Xanthomonas sp. DAR 35659:
AGGACGTGAACGGGGACGCGTTCATGATCATCGGGTCTTCGAACCTGAGCAAAGCAGCCTTCAACAGCAATGTAGAAGCGAACATCCTCGTATCCATTTCCGCCAGCGAGTTCGATGAGGTCCGAGCATGGATGGACTGGATCGAAGAATTTTCGATCCCCGTATCAGAGGACTGGCTGGAGCTTTACAAGGAAGCAGTGCGGCCGCCCAAAGTCGGCGGCAAGAAGGACAAGGCATCCTCCGGCGAGGAGGCTCCAACCGTAACATTCAAGCTCCCTCGGCCGGCCAGCGCTGCAAAGCTTATTGCGAATCGCCGTAAGCAACTGAAAGCCTATGACAAGCACCGAAAAGGACTCATTGACCTTCTTAGGCGGACTGCGGCTGGCGAAATAACGAACAAGAAATTTTACGAAAAACTACCCAGCCATTGGAGCATGGAGTTGGGCAATCGTCTGCAAGGAAAGGGCTGGGAGCGGCTAGGAATGGCGGCAAACTTTAGGGAAGTAGCAAATGCATTCATTACAATTGAAAAGACCCCCAAGCGAGACCGCGACGATGTCGTCAGGCGCGCAATGGACTACCTTCACAAGCGGGCTAATCCAGCACGCCGAGCCTTCCTGTCGGAAATGCTTTGTCTTCGATTCCCCGAATCTTACCCCGTCCTCAACAAGCCAGTTCATGCTTTTTTACTCAAACATCGGTTGAGCGGCCCTCGTGGATCCAGCGAAGGTGCGAAGTACATAGATCTCGCGAAAAAGCTGAGGATGGCTCTCCGCGCGAATCCAAACTACCTCGCGAAAAACCTCGCCGAGCTTGATCTGCTTATCTGGGCCTCGTCGGATTACAACCCCAAACCATGATTGAAACCCGAGATGACCTGCCCTATAAATCATGCGGTGACTCGCCCAGACACACTTCCCTGCGCAGCCAGCAAGAGAGGCAGCCCCGCGTCAGCGGGGCTCTTCATTTCAATGGACGGTTGGCCGCTTAGGTCTGAAGACTGGCGCAGGGGAGTCCACAGCAACTGACGGCATCGCAAGGCGCTCAAGAACGAACTGTGACGGCATCGGCATCGCTTCCAGCTCGACCGCCTTGCGAAGAATATCCGCATCCACCTCGGCTAGTGCCGCAGCCGACCCACGAAGCCTAGCCTTCTCCAACTCATTGCTCCGCTGCTCCAACACCGACAGGCGGCGCTCCCGCCGCTGGGTCCACTCGGGGCGAGAGTAGTCATTGGTCCCCATGGGATAGTCGGTGTTGAAGCGCTCCCATTCGTGCTGTGCGAGGTGATGCAGGCGTTCGGCCCGCCCCAGCGAGAGCAAGCGCAAGGCGCGCCCGAGGATTGCGGCTTGCAATGCCCGAACCTGAAGAACCGCCTTGGTGATCCATTGCCGCAATGGGACGGTCTCTCCTGCCCGTTCCAGTTCAGCCTGAGCCCATTCCAGGCCGGCACGGATGCGCTCAGTCGACAGGTCCGCCCTGACGCACACAATATCCTGCAAGTCGCGCAGTGCCTGAACAATCCGCTCGGCGAGACTGACTGAGCGCTGCACCTCTGTCGCTTCGTGCTGGCGCCCCAGGACCTGAGGCAGCCGCATCCCGGACACGCCTCGAATCTCCAGGCCAGGAACCAAGCCTCGCACGGAAGGCGTTCGGCCTCCTCGAGCATGACCGTCGGATGCAGGCGTTGGAACCACCCTGCGCTTCCAGCCGGCGTCGAGAGCCAGATGGTCTAAGTTTTCAGCATTGCCTGCCTCGATGGCGTCGTTCTCTGCCACCAACCGGCTGTCCATGCCCTTGCGGGCCATCGCAGTCGCTGCCTTACCTAGATGCTTGGTGGGCTCTCTGGACAGGGCCATGGCCTGGAGTTCGTTCCCGCGGTCGGAGGCTGCCCGAGCCTGCTCCACCAAGCTGCGGTGGTCAATCGTGACCGTCAAGCCAGCGGCTTCAAGGTATGCGTTGGTCGTCTCGGCCACCATTTCCCGGATCCACTGGACTTGTACTTTTCCGAACGCACCGCCGTCCAGCTCCCGCGTTTTCTCGCCAAAGCCATCCAGCCCAATACGCCGAGTGCTCGCCAGCAAGTGGACATGGTGGTTGAGCCCATCCGGCGTTCCCGGGGAGTGGATGCTCGCCTGGATAGCAAACTGGTATCGGTCGACCAAGGCCTCGGCGATGGCAAACGCCAGATGGGCTCGCTGCTCGTCCGAGAGCTCGTGGGGCAACGACAGTTCGAACTCACGAGCTACTGTGGCGTCTTTGCGACGCTCGGCGGCTTCCGCGACAGCCCAGAGCTCATCGGGCACCAAGGCCCAATCCGGGGCATCCGGGGGAGCGAGGCAGAAGGTCTCAACGACCCCGCTCCGGCGGCGGTAGTCGTGTTGTTGTCCGGTGACGACATCGGACAGCAGCAAGCCGCCCCGGTAGGCGGCTGCTGCGACGGCGGATTGACCTTTGCCTCGGCTAAAGGTTTTGATTGAGGTGTGAAAGATGGCCATAAAGACTCCTGTGAAAACAGGTTCTTTATGAACCATCTTTTGCTGTTGGCAAGCCTCGCAGAGGCTTGGGGTTCCAGGGGCGCAGCCCTTGGCGCACGCATCCGCTAGGATGCCTAAGTGCGCCCTTGCTTCTTTCTTTTAAGCCTTGTTTTTCAGATATTTTTTGATCTTGAGGGAGCGCAAATTTCCAAGCATGCGCGAGCTTGACGAGAGCCATTTCTCTGGTTGACTCGTAAGCACCCATAGGAGAAAAGCATGACTGAGCCTACCACCAGAAAATCCAGCGCGCCACCGAGAGACTGGCGCAGTTGCAAGCCAAAGAAGTTCTAGCCAACCAACGTCGCCAAGCGAAGGCATAGGAAACGGCGAAGCGCGAGGAGATGAAACGACGGCAGCGCGTGACGGATATGGTCTTCTTGGCTGGAGTTCATCAGCTGGATGATGCAGAACTGGTAGACGCTTTGCTGATCCATGCCGAACGCCGGCATGCTCATGAGGTCAGAACAGAAGCCAGCATGCGTGGCAGCATCAAGATAGGAGTCCAGACTGATCACCAACGGTGAATGATGCCGAGTTCGGATCAGACGTCATCGGATTCACGCTCCGCAATCACCACCTCAACCATCTTGATGCGCGTCGCGACCACTTTTTCTAAGAGCTGTAACGATTCAAGGAAATCCTCTGGGTCATCGGCCATGGCAGACTGGGGCAGCTCCGCCAATGTGTTCTCGCAAGTGCGCATAGCTAAACGCCAGTCCTGGGACTTCGGTTCCCCAGCACTGGCTGCTAAGCGAGCTTCGCCAATAGGGAGGATGAACGCCTCCATCTGGCTGAGCAGGGTCTTGTGATCGTTTTCGATGAGGAAGGCCACATCTTTCAGCTGTTTAGGGTCATGGACGCGGCGGCGGTTTTGATTCTCCTCGTCCGGAGTAATCCAAGAATAGAATCGCTTCAGATTTTCTGCATTTTCGAAGTTGTTGTCCTGCTCGCTCCAACCCAGCCAACCACGAATCGTCGTGTTGCGATAGGCCTCCTCGAAGAGTGAGAAATAGTCGTTTCGCACCTTTCCGGAAAATTCTTCATCACGGGCCATCTGACTGAGGGCACGATGAGTCCGATAAAGCCTCCCAGCACGGATCGCTGAAAGACCAAAATGCTGCCCGGCCTCAGTCAGTGTCTTGCCATGTGTATCAATTTGGTCAGCCACCAGCTTCGCGCGTTGCGCCG
This window contains:
- a CDS encoding ParB N-terminal domain-containing protein, which encodes MYTDQLKTQKVNINDIFLDPNNPRFWMESARAPVKDGRIREAGVQKRTVQEIDKHGIEDLYHSILRNGFLLMDRIVVRQLKDASGKYVVVEGNRRFRSLCKLRADIANERVQEANVSPDDLAGLLKSTNSLEVLVYAGDEAEDISWMFQGIRHISGIRDWEPAQRAKLVADQIDTHGKTLTEAGQHFGLSAIRAGRLYRTHRALSQMARDEEFSGKVRNDYFSLFEEAYRNTTIRGWLGWSEQDNNFENAENLKRFYSWITPDEENQNRRRVHDPKQLKDVAFLIENDHKTLLSQMEAFILPIGEARLAASAGEPKSQDWRLAMRTCENTLAELPQSAMADDPEDFLESLQLLEKVVATRIKMVEVVIAERESDDV
- a CDS encoding MobA/MobL family protein translates to MAIFHTSIKTFSRGKGQSAVAAAAYRGGLLLSDVVTGQQHDYRRRSGVVETFCLAPPDAPDWALVPDELWAVAEAAERRKDATVAREFELSLPHELSDEQRAHLAFAIAEALVDRYQFAIQASIHSPGTPDGLNHHVHLLASTRRIGLDGFGEKTRELDGGAFGKVQVQWIREMVAETTNAYLEAAGLTVTIDHRSLVEQARAASDRGNELQAMALSREPTKHLGKAATAMARKGMDSRLVAENDAIEAGNAENLDHLALDAGWKRRVVPTPASDGHARGGRTPSVRGLVPGLEIRGVSGMRLPQVLGRQHEATEVQRSVSLAERIVQALRDLQDIVCVRADLSTERIRAGLEWAQAELERAGETVPLRQWITKAVLQVRALQAAILGRALRLLSLGRAERLHHLAQHEWERFNTDYPMGTNDYSRPEWTQRRERRLSVLEQRSNELEKARLRGSAAALAEVDADILRKAVELEAMPMPSQFVLERLAMPSVAVDSPAPVFRPKRPTVH